The genomic segment GCCAAACGATGATATTACTGCCGCGCTGGATTTTTTAACCGCCGACACCGCGAACGAATACACGCGCGATGAGATTTCCCACTTTTATCGTCGCAACTATGTGTACCAGCCCATTCCGTCTGACATAGTGCTGGACAGTAAAAACCAAGTGGTTTCAGGCACATTCTACGGCACATCGCCCTGGATTGGGTCCCAGGACTACGACGAAGAAACCAGCTTTACCAGCATTATGCCGAGTGTTGACTGGCAAATTTCTGATGATTTCTCGATGGCCGCCTCGGCAAGTTTTACCGATTCAGAATTTTCACGCTACAACCCTTATGGGTTGATGTTTGGCGCCAACACCACTTTGGAATACGCCAATGACGGCATTGTGCCCTCGGTAAACTACGGCAGCACTAACGACTACGCCAACTACACCACCCACGACGGCGAAGACCGTATTCGCGCCAGCCATACCGAGCGCGAGACTTCTACCACAGGCTTTCACGTTGATTTTGCGTACGGTGAAGATGCTGAGCGCAACGGGTTTAAATTTGGTATTCACCACGACCAAATGGAATCTACCCGTCAAACCTTCTTGCCTGTGTTTTCCATGGAGTACGATGGCAATGCGGATGGTTCCGTCACCATGGCTGAGTACCTTGAAGGCTCGGGTGCAACGGCAGAGCTAACAAACAACATTCAAAATTATATTCGCACGGTTAATTTTGGTTCGAATATCGACGGCTGGGGCGGTGTACAAAGCTTTGGCGCGACTGACTGGTCCGCCATGAAAGATTTAATCGGCTTCGACCAGTGGCAGGAAGAGCAGCAAAACCTGACCAACATTGAAGAAGAAGTTACCGCTCTTTATTTAGAGTTTAATACTGAAACTGAAATTGGCGGTCGACTGCTGCGTACCAACAGTGGCGTACGCGCGGTAAAAACCGATCAATTTGTGGAAGACCAAACCGGTGCCACCAGTGAAAGTTATGATCGTGTTCTACCCTCATTCAGCGCGGTGTACGATTTAACCGACGACATTAAACTGCGTACCAGTGCATCGCGCAGTTTAACCCGCGCTAACCCCAGCGACATGTTCCCCGGGGCGCAGTGGGATGGATCGGGCATTGATGTAGTGCGTGTGGGTAACCCGGGCCTGGCGCCCTTTGAATCCACCAACTTGGATATCGGCGGCGAGTGGTACTTTAGCGATATGGGTTACGTGGGCTTAACCTATTACACCAAAGATATCACCGGCTTTACTTACCAGGATACCATCTTGGAAAATCTGGATAACCTGGGCCAGTACGGTGTAGATTTAAGCGAGCTGACTCCAACTCAGCTTGAGGCCGAATCCATTTGCACACCTAACTGCACCGTACAAGTTATTACCCGTGTGAACAGTCGTGAAGCCAGTACACTTAAAGGCTTTGAATTGATCTGGGTACAGCCACTGGACTTTTTGGTGGAAGGTTTAGGTTTTAATGCCAGCGCCAACAAAATTGAAGATGACTCGCCCGAAGGCGCCGAAATTACCGGCGTGTCTGATTCGTATAACCTGACCGGTTACTACGAAAATGATGTCTTTCAGGCGCGGGTTACACTCTACCATCAAGAAGGCGCTGTGGCCTTTAACTCTTGGGGTCAGGATGTAGAAACCCGCGATCGCTCGCAGGTGGATGTATCGGCCAGTTACCGTTTGCCGGTAATGCAGGATAACGACCTGACGCTCACCTTTGACGCTTACAATGTTAACAACGAACCCTTGTCAACGCGCTTTGTGGGCGACGGTGTAGAGGAAGATTCACAGTCCTACAATGTGTATTACCCGGGCGCCACTTACACCATGGGTGTGCGCGCATCGTTTTAACGGTATTCACAGTTTAAACGAATGAGGCTTAACAGCATTAGGCGCCGCGTAGGCGCCACTGATTTACTGATGCTCTCCCTAGCATGATGTAAACGCTTAGCCCCGCTTGCGCGGGGCTTTTTTATGCCGGGAGTTTGCTAAGCAAGCTCTGACTATTGAAAGTACTCGGGATGTTCTTTCGGCAGGGTATCTAGCACTTTATAGACTCCGCGCAAATGCAAGCTCATGGCATCTACCGCTTCGCTCACTGAACCTGCTTTAATGGCGCGAATGATGGCTCTGTGCTGGGTGAGAACGCGCTTATACTGACCGGTCATGTGCAAACTTAGGTTGCGCACCCTGTCCATATGCGCTTTCTCTTCCTCTATCATGGCCGCCACCCGGCTGTATCCGGTATGGCTTGCCAACAGCTGATGAAACTTATCGTCCAGTTCTTGAAACAACAACGCGTCATCGGCCTCGGCGGCAAGTTTTTGCTCGGCAATAATGGCTTCTGCGGCTTTCACAGCCTGGTGGTTAGGCTTCTCTGCCAAATGGCTTACCACAGAAACCTCTAAGGCTTCACGAATAAACCGCGCCTCGAGAATTTTTTCCATGCTCAAGCGCGATACATAGGTACCGCGCTGGGGCAGCACCTCAACAAAACCGAGATTGGCGAGTTTAATTAAGGCTTCGCGTACCGGGGTTCGGCTAACTCCGAATTTACTCGCCAGGGCCGACTCGGAAATAAGCTGGCCCGGCTCCAGCTCCATACTGACAATGGCATCGCGAATAAAGCCGTATATTTGCCCGCTGGCAGGGCGAGCATAATCGAGCTGCTTGGCATACGCGGCCGCTCTATCGAGAAATTTTATGGGCTGTTGAGTCAAAGGGGGAAATCCTTATTGGCTAATGCTGATGTTATTATTCTGGCTCACCAACATTCTAATCCATATTACCTGTGCTCGTCAGCCGCTGTAAGACCCAAGGGCCCAAGCACTTTGCAGTAATAAGCTACGCCTAGCGCACTAAGGCCTTTTACCAAGCGCCTGGCGCTACTTGTATCGTCCAGGCGCTTAGGCATAACGGCGCAAGCAAATGTGGCCACCCGTTTTTAAGTGGTGAGCTTCTGCCTTGGAGTGAACGTGAGTTTCACCCTCGCTAATCCGGACATCCCGATAGCGAATCAATCCATTCATTCAATAACGCTTGCCCTTGGGTATCCACCTGGTTGCTGCCCACGGGGGGCATTTGCTGCGCATGATCCCGCAACGCCATACGCGCCAGCAGTATCGATGCATCACTGTCACCCGGTGCCAGCAGCATGGCATCGCTGATTCCCATATCGCCGTTCTGTGGCGGGTGGTTACATAGCTGCATTTCACTGAACGAGGTTTGCCAGCGCAAATCCATATCCACATTAGTGCCCCCGCCCGGTTGGTGGCACTGGGCGCAGTTGGTATGAAGATAGGCTCGGGCCCGCTCTTGCAAAGACGCGCTTTGATCAGCCGGGTCGGTAAGTCTGGCATCGGTGGCGCTACCACTAAGAACACCTATGCTTTGCAGCGTGGTGATCTGGTGCCCGTTAATGCCGGTTGAGGGGTACAAAAAGCTGCTATTTAACTGTGCTGTTTCAAGCCCCAGCGCTCGTCCTGCCGCTTCGGTATGACATTGCATGCAGTCGCTGCCGCTGGGGTAGATCCAGTCTTGTCCTTGGCGCTGCCTAACCGCGCCCCCTACTACCAGCTCGGCATCTGTGCCGGCTTGATTCCAAGCGTAGGTATAACCCGCCCAGACCTGGTCGGTGTGATGTTTCAGTAATCGGGTTTCGATTAATTCGTCGTTTAAGTAAAAGTTTTTGACTAATACGCTGCCCGGCGGAACGGCCCAGTCTTGATTGGGCTGAACGCTTAACTGCTGATTGTCGGGTAACGCTATCCAGCGTTGTTTCTGTGCGCCATCGGACCAGAAAGGCGCGGTCACACTATACGGAATTAAACCGTCGGCCGGCAGATGCGGGCTGGCGGCATTCACACAGCCGGTATCGGAAAGTTGAGCGGCAGGCGCGTTGTTGACGCCGCCGGATTGGTTGTTGTCTTGCAGCTGAAAAATACCGCCGTTAAAACTCAAAATATACAGCTCGCCCTGGTGATCTTCGGCAAACGAGGCAATATTCTGTCCGGTATTGGCTATAAGCACTTCTTTGTCCCACCCGCCCTTATCGTTTGGCTTAAGGGCATGTAAGGGGCCTGTAACAAAATCGCCATACACATAGTGACCTTGCAGCGAGGCAATGGTCGAAC from the Gilvimarinus sp. DA14 genome contains:
- a CDS encoding TonB-dependent receptor; translated protein: MPTKPHFNHSKLGLLSLLIAGSATTMAQTANNDTAQSSQGAAIEEVVITGYRGSLLNSTAAKRDSVGFSDEVFSDDIGKMPSQNLAESLSRIPGVNINREVTGEGQQISVRGLGPSFTKVVLNGNSMSVASMGDMNQNGSDGRQVSLDIFPPELFKSLSVNKTATAQQIEGGVSGYVNMKTLRPSDLGEGHTFNVGVDGVYKEATSSTSPKGALTYSFSNDTFGVLTSVVAQSNDHGIDGYEVIGNVLQGVCLGEPGTNACADGSGDGLRYSNIATPDYAAAHPGVNVGDVIDISGEQATYDAMQLPYIGRMVSTNGKKDSISALVSLEYTPNDDITAALDFLTADTANEYTRDEISHFYRRNYVYQPIPSDIVLDSKNQVVSGTFYGTSPWIGSQDYDEETSFTSIMPSVDWQISDDFSMAASASFTDSEFSRYNPYGLMFGANTTLEYANDGIVPSVNYGSTNDYANYTTHDGEDRIRASHTERETSTTGFHVDFAYGEDAERNGFKFGIHHDQMESTRQTFLPVFSMEYDGNADGSVTMAEYLEGSGATAELTNNIQNYIRTVNFGSNIDGWGGVQSFGATDWSAMKDLIGFDQWQEEQQNLTNIEEEVTALYLEFNTETEIGGRLLRTNSGVRAVKTDQFVEDQTGATSESYDRVLPSFSAVYDLTDDIKLRTSASRSLTRANPSDMFPGAQWDGSGIDVVRVGNPGLAPFESTNLDIGGEWYFSDMGYVGLTYYTKDITGFTYQDTILENLDNLGQYGVDLSELTPTQLEAESICTPNCTVQVITRVNSREASTLKGFELIWVQPLDFLVEGLGFNASANKIEDDSPEGAEITGVSDSYNLTGYYENDVFQARVTLYHQEGAVAFNSWGQDVETRDRSQVDVSASYRLPVMQDNDLTLTFDAYNVNNEPLSTRFVGDGVEEDSQSYNVYYPGATYTMGVRASF
- a CDS encoding GntR family transcriptional regulator; protein product: MTQQPIKFLDRAAAYAKQLDYARPASGQIYGFIRDAIVSMELEPGQLISESALASKFGVSRTPVREALIKLANLGFVEVLPQRGTYVSRLSMEKILEARFIREALEVSVVSHLAEKPNHQAVKAAEAIIAEQKLAAEADDALLFQELDDKFHQLLASHTGYSRVAAMIEEEKAHMDRVRNLSLHMTGQYKRVLTQHRAIIRAIKAGSVSEAVDAMSLHLRGVYKVLDTLPKEHPEYFQ